In a genomic window of Erinaceus europaeus chromosome 12, mEriEur2.1, whole genome shotgun sequence:
- the ITIH4 gene encoding inter-alpha-trypsin inhibitor heavy chain H4 isoform X1 — MKTPIPLHAWGIRLTLLWLLAALQASSAQQKGIDIYSLTVDSKVSSRFAHTVVTSRVVNRADSMQEVTFQMELPKNAFITNFSMIIDGVSYPGNIKEKAAAQEQYSAAVARGESAGLVKATGRKMEQFQVSVSVAPAAKVTFELTYEELLKRRLGVYELLLKVRPQQLVKHLQMDIHIFEPQGIRFLDTESSFMTNELAEALTTSQNATKAHIHFKPTLTQQQKSPGRQDTILDGNFIVRYDVNRTTAGGSIQIENGYFVHYFAPDGLPTIPKNVIFVIDKSGSMWGRKIEQTREALIKILDDLNPKDQFNLIVFNREATPWKPSLVPASAEHIKQARTYASGIQAMGGTNINDAVLMGVQMLDKANREETVPASSVSILILLTDGDPTAGETNPERIQKNVQEAISGRYVLFCLGFGFDVSYSFLEKLALSNGGLARRIYEDSDSNLQLQDFYQEVANPLLMSVAFQYPSNAVEEVTQDNFGLLFKGSEMVVAGKLRDQSPDLLSAKISGQLSMQNISFLSESSAAEQELRFQSVKYIFHNFMERLWAYLTIQQLLEQRVAAADAKKAALEARALGLSLNYSFVTPLTSMVVTKPEGQEQSQVAEKPVENENRHKIIMPGQNMLRSQTMGRPMSKPKGAVIGEVNGYPLRVGLRGPPGDPRHFDRDVFLNRLVSGRASLTPDSGLQILPRVRDHPDRDTGLKEATTESSPPPSTPAPLFILPLPGQEMEHLCVDISHSEGPVNLLSDPDQRVEVTGQYDAQKAQFTWLEVQFKDLQLVVLASPEHVVVTQGKRNSEYKWEATLFLDMRSLKMTMDKGGPLLFSSPDKVTIGLLHWNGPGQGLRLLLQDTDRFSSRVGGMLGQFYQNIVWEPPAADDNKWTLSVQGSNHSAIREHRLDYHGGLPGTEISCWSVVL; from the exons AAGGGCATCGACATCTACAGCCTCACTGTGGACTCCAAGGTCTCGTCCCGCTTTGCCCACACGGTTGTCACCAGCCGGGTGGTCAACAGGGCAGACTCGATGCAGGAAGTCACCTTCCAGATGGAACTGCCCAAGAATGCCTTCATCACCAACTTCTCCAT GATCATCGATGGGGTGAGTTACCCCGGGAACATCAAGGAGAAGGCTGCAGCCCAGGAGCAGTACAGCGCGGCCGTGGCCAGGGGCGAGAGCGCCGGCCTCGTCAA GGCCACCGGGAGAAAGATGGAGCAGTTCCAGGTGTCGGTGAGCGTGGCTCCTGCTGCCAAGGTCACCTTTGAGCTGACATACGAGGAGCTGCTGAAGCGGCGCCTGGGCGTCTACGAGCTGCTGCTTAAAGTCCGGCCCCAGCAGCTGGTCAAACACCTGCAG ATGGACATTCACATCTTCGAGCCTCAAGGCATCCGCTTCCTGGACACAGAGAGCTCCTTCATGACCAACGAGCTGGCGGAGGCCCTCACCACCTCGCAGAACGCCACCAAG GCACACATCCACTTCAAGCCCACGCTCACCCAGCAGCAAAAGTCGCCGGGGCGGCAGGACACGATCCTGGATGGCAACTTCATTGTCCGCTATGATGTGAACCGGACCACTGCTGGGGGCTCCATCCAG ATCGAGAATGGCTACTTCGTACACTACTTTGCCCCTGACGGCCTGCCCACTATCCCCAAGAATGTGATCTTTGTCATTGATAAGAGCGGCTCCATGTGGGGCAGAAAAATCGAGCAG ACTCGGGAAGCCCTGATCAAGATCCTAGACGACCTCAACCCCAAAGACCAGTTCAACCTCATCGTCTTCAACAGAGAGGCAACGCCGTGGAAGCCGTCCCTGGTGCCGGCCTCGGCCGAGCATATCAAGCAGGCCAGGACCTATGCCTCCGGCATCCAGGCCATGGGAG GGACCAACATCAATGATGCGGTGCTGATGGGTGTGCAGATGCTGGACAAAGCCAACCGGGAGGAGACGGTGCCCGCCAGCAGTGTCTCCATCCTCATCCTGCTCACAGACGGCGACCCCACAGCAG GCGAGACCAACCCTGAGAGAATCCAGAAGAACGTGCAGGAGGCCATCAGCGGCCGGTACGTCCTCTTCTGCCTGGGCTTCGGCTTTGACGTGAGCTACTCCTTCCTGGAGAAGCTGGCTCTGAGCAACGGCGGCCTGGCCCGGCGCATCTACGAGGACTCGGACTCCAATCTGCAGCTCCAG GACTTCTACCAGGAGGTGGCCAACCCACTGCTGATGTCGGTGGCCTTCCAGTACCCCAGCAACGCCGTCGAGGAGGTCACACAGGACAACTTCGGCCTGCTTTTCAAGGGCTCTGAGATGGTGGTGGCTGGGAAGCTGCGGGACCAGAGCCCTGACTTGCTCTCAGCCAAAATCAGTGGGCAGCTG TCCATGCAGAACATCTCTTTCCTGTCGGAATCCAGTGCTGCGGAGCAGGAGCTGCGGTTCCAGAGTGTCAAGTACATCTTCCACAACTTCATGGAGAGACTCTGGGCCTATCTAACTATCCAGCAGCTCCTGGAGCAGCG TGTTGCCGCGGCCGATGCTAAGAAGGCAGCCCTGGAAGCCCGGGCTCTGGGCCTGTCGCTCAACTACAGCTTTGTCACCCCTCTCACGTCCATGGTGGTCACCAAGCCTGAAGGCCAAGAACAGTCTCAAGTTGCTGAGAAGCCTGTGGAAAAcg AAAACAGGCACAAGATAATCATGCCAG GTCAGAATATGTTAAGATCTCAGACCATGGGAAGACCAATGTCCAAACCAAAAG GTGCTGTTATAGGTGAAGTAAACGGCTATCCACTGAGAGTTGGTTTACGTGGACCTCCCGGAGACCCTAGACATTTTGACAGAGATGTTTTCTTAAACAGACTCGTAAGTGGAAGAG CTTCACTGACACCTGATTCAGGACTACAGATCTTACCTAGAGTGAGGGACCATCCTGACAGGGACACAGGTTTGAAAG AAGCAACCACGGAATCCTCACCCCCAC CCTCCACCCCAGCTCCACTCTTCATCCTGCCGCTGCCCGGGCAGGAAATGGAGCATCTCTGTGTGGACATCAGCCACTCGGAGGGGCCCGTGAACCTGCTCTCGGACCCTGACCAAA GGGTTGAAGTGACTGGCCAGTATGATGCACAGAAGGCCCAGTTTACGTGGCTGGAGGTGCAATTCAAGGATCTTCAGCTGGTGGTCTTAGCATCCCCAGAACACGTGGTGGTGACCCAAGGAAAGAGAAACTCTGAGTACAAGTGGGAGGCCACGCTGTTCCTGGACATGCGCAG CCTAAAGATGACCATGGACAAGGGTGGCCCCCTGCTGTTCAGCAGCCCCGACAAAGTGACCATCGGCCTGCTGCACTGGAATGGCCCCGGGCAGGGGCTCAGACTCCTTCTTCAGGACACTGATCGCTTCTCCAGCCGTGTTGGTGGAATGCTAG GCCAGTTTTACCAGAATATCGTCTGGGAGCCGCCAGCAGCGGACGATAACAAGTGGACACTGAGTGTCCAGGGTAGTAACCACTCTGCCATCAG AGAGCACAGGCTGGACTACCATGGGGGCCTCCCGGGAACAGAGATCTCCTGCTGGTCTGTGGTGCTATAG
- the ITIH4 gene encoding inter-alpha-trypsin inhibitor heavy chain H4 isoform X2: protein MKTPIPLHAWGIRLTLLWLLAALQASSAQQKGIDIYSLTVDSKVSSRFAHTVVTSRVVNRADSMQEVTFQMELPKNAFITNFSMIIDGVSYPGNIKEKAAAQEQYSAAVARGESAGLVKATGRKMEQFQVSVSVAPAAKVTFELTYEELLKRRLGVYELLLKVRPQQLVKHLQMDIHIFEPQGIRFLDTESSFMTNELAEALTTSQNATKAHIHFKPTLTQQQKSPGRQDTILDGNFIVRYDVNRTTAGGSIQIENGYFVHYFAPDGLPTIPKNVIFVIDKSGSMWGRKIEQTREALIKILDDLNPKDQFNLIVFNREATPWKPSLVPASAEHIKQARTYASGIQAMGGTNINDAVLMGVQMLDKANREETVPASSVSILILLTDGDPTAGETNPERIQKNVQEAISGRYVLFCLGFGFDVSYSFLEKLALSNGGLARRIYEDSDSNLQLQDFYQEVANPLLMSVAFQYPSNAVEEVTQDNFGLLFKGSEMVVAGKLRDQSPDLLSAKISGQLSMQNISFLSESSAAEQELRFQSVKYIFHNFMERLWAYLTIQQLLEQRVAAADAKKAALEARALGLSLNYSFVTPLTSMVVTKPEGQEQSQVAEKPVENENRHKIIMPGQNMLRSQTMGRPMSKPKGAVIGEVNGYPLRVGLRGPPGDPRHFDRDVFLNRLVSGRASLTPDSGLQILPRVRDHPDRDTEATTESSPPPSTPAPLFILPLPGQEMEHLCVDISHSEGPVNLLSDPDQRVEVTGQYDAQKAQFTWLEVQFKDLQLVVLASPEHVVVTQGKRNSEYKWEATLFLDMRSLKMTMDKGGPLLFSSPDKVTIGLLHWNGPGQGLRLLLQDTDRFSSRVGGMLGQFYQNIVWEPPAADDNKWTLSVQGSNHSAIREHRLDYHGGLPGTEISCWSVVL, encoded by the exons AAGGGCATCGACATCTACAGCCTCACTGTGGACTCCAAGGTCTCGTCCCGCTTTGCCCACACGGTTGTCACCAGCCGGGTGGTCAACAGGGCAGACTCGATGCAGGAAGTCACCTTCCAGATGGAACTGCCCAAGAATGCCTTCATCACCAACTTCTCCAT GATCATCGATGGGGTGAGTTACCCCGGGAACATCAAGGAGAAGGCTGCAGCCCAGGAGCAGTACAGCGCGGCCGTGGCCAGGGGCGAGAGCGCCGGCCTCGTCAA GGCCACCGGGAGAAAGATGGAGCAGTTCCAGGTGTCGGTGAGCGTGGCTCCTGCTGCCAAGGTCACCTTTGAGCTGACATACGAGGAGCTGCTGAAGCGGCGCCTGGGCGTCTACGAGCTGCTGCTTAAAGTCCGGCCCCAGCAGCTGGTCAAACACCTGCAG ATGGACATTCACATCTTCGAGCCTCAAGGCATCCGCTTCCTGGACACAGAGAGCTCCTTCATGACCAACGAGCTGGCGGAGGCCCTCACCACCTCGCAGAACGCCACCAAG GCACACATCCACTTCAAGCCCACGCTCACCCAGCAGCAAAAGTCGCCGGGGCGGCAGGACACGATCCTGGATGGCAACTTCATTGTCCGCTATGATGTGAACCGGACCACTGCTGGGGGCTCCATCCAG ATCGAGAATGGCTACTTCGTACACTACTTTGCCCCTGACGGCCTGCCCACTATCCCCAAGAATGTGATCTTTGTCATTGATAAGAGCGGCTCCATGTGGGGCAGAAAAATCGAGCAG ACTCGGGAAGCCCTGATCAAGATCCTAGACGACCTCAACCCCAAAGACCAGTTCAACCTCATCGTCTTCAACAGAGAGGCAACGCCGTGGAAGCCGTCCCTGGTGCCGGCCTCGGCCGAGCATATCAAGCAGGCCAGGACCTATGCCTCCGGCATCCAGGCCATGGGAG GGACCAACATCAATGATGCGGTGCTGATGGGTGTGCAGATGCTGGACAAAGCCAACCGGGAGGAGACGGTGCCCGCCAGCAGTGTCTCCATCCTCATCCTGCTCACAGACGGCGACCCCACAGCAG GCGAGACCAACCCTGAGAGAATCCAGAAGAACGTGCAGGAGGCCATCAGCGGCCGGTACGTCCTCTTCTGCCTGGGCTTCGGCTTTGACGTGAGCTACTCCTTCCTGGAGAAGCTGGCTCTGAGCAACGGCGGCCTGGCCCGGCGCATCTACGAGGACTCGGACTCCAATCTGCAGCTCCAG GACTTCTACCAGGAGGTGGCCAACCCACTGCTGATGTCGGTGGCCTTCCAGTACCCCAGCAACGCCGTCGAGGAGGTCACACAGGACAACTTCGGCCTGCTTTTCAAGGGCTCTGAGATGGTGGTGGCTGGGAAGCTGCGGGACCAGAGCCCTGACTTGCTCTCAGCCAAAATCAGTGGGCAGCTG TCCATGCAGAACATCTCTTTCCTGTCGGAATCCAGTGCTGCGGAGCAGGAGCTGCGGTTCCAGAGTGTCAAGTACATCTTCCACAACTTCATGGAGAGACTCTGGGCCTATCTAACTATCCAGCAGCTCCTGGAGCAGCG TGTTGCCGCGGCCGATGCTAAGAAGGCAGCCCTGGAAGCCCGGGCTCTGGGCCTGTCGCTCAACTACAGCTTTGTCACCCCTCTCACGTCCATGGTGGTCACCAAGCCTGAAGGCCAAGAACAGTCTCAAGTTGCTGAGAAGCCTGTGGAAAAcg AAAACAGGCACAAGATAATCATGCCAG GTCAGAATATGTTAAGATCTCAGACCATGGGAAGACCAATGTCCAAACCAAAAG GTGCTGTTATAGGTGAAGTAAACGGCTATCCACTGAGAGTTGGTTTACGTGGACCTCCCGGAGACCCTAGACATTTTGACAGAGATGTTTTCTTAAACAGACTCGTAAGTGGAAGAG CTTCACTGACACCTGATTCAGGACTACAGATCTTACCTAGAGTGAGGGACCATCCTGACAGGGACACAG AAGCAACCACGGAATCCTCACCCCCAC CCTCCACCCCAGCTCCACTCTTCATCCTGCCGCTGCCCGGGCAGGAAATGGAGCATCTCTGTGTGGACATCAGCCACTCGGAGGGGCCCGTGAACCTGCTCTCGGACCCTGACCAAA GGGTTGAAGTGACTGGCCAGTATGATGCACAGAAGGCCCAGTTTACGTGGCTGGAGGTGCAATTCAAGGATCTTCAGCTGGTGGTCTTAGCATCCCCAGAACACGTGGTGGTGACCCAAGGAAAGAGAAACTCTGAGTACAAGTGGGAGGCCACGCTGTTCCTGGACATGCGCAG CCTAAAGATGACCATGGACAAGGGTGGCCCCCTGCTGTTCAGCAGCCCCGACAAAGTGACCATCGGCCTGCTGCACTGGAATGGCCCCGGGCAGGGGCTCAGACTCCTTCTTCAGGACACTGATCGCTTCTCCAGCCGTGTTGGTGGAATGCTAG GCCAGTTTTACCAGAATATCGTCTGGGAGCCGCCAGCAGCGGACGATAACAAGTGGACACTGAGTGTCCAGGGTAGTAACCACTCTGCCATCAG AGAGCACAGGCTGGACTACCATGGGGGCCTCCCGGGAACAGAGATCTCCTGCTGGTCTGTGGTGCTATAG